One Tetrapisispora phaffii CBS 4417 chromosome 2, complete genome genomic region harbors:
- the IRC5 gene encoding putative ATPase (similar to Saccharomyces cerevisiae YFR038W; ancestral locus Anc_7.205), translating to MARTTRSANKLSKTNSRQSVKSYREKDESDLEVESDADGFSTDDNISEDNDIQIWLKDDLSKENDVKLDSDDEDSSNKDQELNALLKNKYSKNENDDDENEDSDEDGADTATVSLKLKKLNEFVKQSQVYSSIIADTLLERTKQRLEEEQKARESNKENIDVKEVEPPKKKQRKIRNIVDFFKKTDKSTEVKNEIEETHKTEAVVDEEQMLSSQPNLLKNCILKQYQLEGLNWLVTLYENGLNGILADDMGLGKTIQTIALLAFIYEMDTKGPFLIAAPLSTIDNWVSEFDRFAPDIPVLKYYHQNGIKERTRLLNNFFKETKGTGVILTSYEIIIRDADEIMSRQWKFLVVDEGHRLKNINCRLIQELKRINTSNRLLLTGTPLQNNISELWSLLNFILPDIFTDFEIFNKWFDFESLHLGSNSKKLNKLINDELEKNLISNLHTILKPFLLRRLKKIVLADILPPKREYIINCPLAPMQKKFYTKALSGQLKVTIFKELVKQFFTLNTGHIGTVSNKSIRDFINFELHYGKENKADLKDQSETIQNMHKLYQEHLHRDFKNKKLMNMMMQLRQIVDSTFLFYFPYLEPEELTLDILLQSSGKLQVLQKLAIPMIKKGHKILIFSQFVNMLDLLEDWCDLNSIKSLRIDGTVDNDTRKEQIKLFDNPKDKHQVFLLSTRAAGLGINLVAADTVFIFDSDWNPQVDLQAMDRCYRIGQTKPVIVYRLCCDNTIEHIILTRAANKRMLERMVIQMGNFNKLKTLAMNERSFLQTGPASNKVKNTELVQELSLLLSKQNSSIGFKRDSGDNPESILTHTEIKALTDRSDASYRSEREMNYPHITLFETTLGLS from the coding sequence ATGGCAAGAACCACTAGGTCAGCTAACAAATTATCCAAAACTAATTCAAGACAATCTGTTAAATCTTACAGGGAGAAAGATGAGTCTGATTTGGAAGTAGAAAGTGATGCTGACGGTTTTTCCACAGATGATAACATTTCGGAGGACAATGACATACAAATTTGGTTGAAAGATGATCTATCAAAGGAAAACGATGTGAAACTTGATTCGGATGATGAGGATAGTTCGAATAAAGACCAGGAACTAAATgctttattgaaaaataaatactcGAAAAATGAGaacgatgatgatgaaaatgaagacaGTGATGAAGATGGTGCAGATACAGCAACTGtttctttgaaattaaagaaattgaacGAATTCGTTAAACAAAGTCAAGTTTATTCAAGTATCATTGCTGATACTTTGTTGGAGCGTACAAAACAAAGATTGGAAGAAGAGCAGAAAGCAAGGGAAAGTAATAAGGAGAATATTGATGTAAAAGAGGTAGAACCaccaaagaaaaaacaaaggaaaattagaaatattgTTGACTTCTTCAAGAAAACTGACAAAAGTACAGAGgtcaaaaatgaaatagaAGAAACACATAAAACAGAAGCTGTAGTGGATGAGGAACAAATGCTATCCAGTCAACcaaatttattgaagaattgtatattaaaacaatacCAATTGGAAGGTTTAAATTGGTTAGTTACTTTATATGAAAACGGTCTAAATGGAATACTAGCTGATGATATGGGTTTAGGTAAGACTATTCAAACAATTGCATTACTTGCATTCATATATGAAATGGATACGAAGGGaccatttttaattgctGCTCCATTAAGTACCATTGATAATTGGGTAAGTGAATTTGATAGGTTTGCTCCCGATATTCCTGTGTTAAAATATTACCATCAAAATGGTATTAAGGAACGTACAAGACtgttaaataattttttcaaagaaaCGAAAGGCACAGGTGTAATATTGACTTCttatgaaattattataagaGATGCTGATGAAATTATGTCAAGACAATGGAAATTCTTAGTGGTAGATGAGGGTCATCGTTTGAAAAACATAAACTGTAGACTGATCCAGGAGTTAAAGAGAATCAATACATCGAATAGATTACTGTTAACAGGTACTCCATtgcaaaataatatctCAGAACTGTGGtcattattgaattttatcTTACCTGATATTTTTACAGATTTTGAGATCTTTAACAAATGGTTTGATTTTGAGAGTCTCCATCTAGGAAGCAACTctaagaaattaaataaactaATTAATGATGAACTAGAGAAAAATCTAATATCTAACTTACACACCATTTTAAAACCATTTCTTTTAAGAAGACTAAAGAAAATTGTATTAGCAGATATATTACCTCCTAAGAGAGAATACATCATTAATTGTCCATTAGCTCCAAtgcaaaagaaattttatACAAAAGCATTATCTGGTCAGTTGAAGGTTACTATCTTTAAGGAATTAGTAAAACAATTCTTCACATTAAACACAGGCCATATTGGTACGGTCtctaataaatcaatcagagattttattaactttGAATTACATTACggtaaagaaaataaagcTGATCTTAAGGATCAATCAGAGACAATTCAGAATATGCATAAATTGTATCAAGAGCATTTACATAgagatttcaaaaataaaaaattgatgaatatGATGATGCAATTGCGTCAAATTGTGGACTCTAcgtttttgttttatttccCGTATTTAGAACCAGAGGAGTTGACACTTGATATCTTACTTCAAAGTTCTGGAAAGTTACAAGTTTTACAGAAACTTGCTATCCcaatgataaaaaaaggacataaaatattaatattttctcaATTCGTCAATATGCTAGATTTACTGGAGGACTGGTGTGACTTAAACTCCATTAAATCTCTGAGAATCGATGGTACTGTAGATAATGATACTAGGAAAGAGCagattaaattatttgataatcCAAAGGATAAACACCAGGTCTTCTTATTATCTACAAGAGCTGCTGGTTTAGGTATCAATTTGGTGGCAGCAGATACTGTCTTTATATTCGACAGTGATTGGAACCCACAAGTTGATTTACAAGCAATGGATCGTTGTTATAGAATCGGTCAAACAAAACCTGTCATTGTATATAGACTATGCTGTGACAATACGATAGAACATATTATATTAACAAGGGCTGCAAATAAGAGAATGTTGGAACGAATGGTCATTCAAATGGGTAACTTCAATAAACTAAAGACATTGGCTATGAATGAAAGATCGTTTTTACAGACTGGACCAGCATCTAATAAAGTGAAAAACACTGAATTAGTACAAGAGCTGTCATTACTATTATCGAAACAAAACTCTAGCATAGGATTCAAGAGAGATTCAGGAGACAATCCTGAATCAATTTTAACACACACTGAAATAAAAGCACTAACAGATCGTTCCGATGCATCGTACAGGTCCGAAAGAGAAATGAACTATCCTCACATTACTCTATTTGAAACAACTTTAGGGTTATCATAA
- the RSC8 gene encoding Rsc8p (similar to Saccharomyces cerevisiae RSC8 (YFR037C); ancestral locus Anc_7.204), which yields MTDLVSTVAADGVANVTSNEIIQTKVEPAPAKVNYEEEATKLENKSYRFLAKQVHPVIIPSYASWFDFSKINDIERKAIPDFFDGSANYKTPTTYKDTRNFLINTYRLTPYEYLTMTAVRQNLGLDVTSIFKIHAFLEKWGLINYQLDPKTKPSSLSSKYKGHYEVVLDTADGLKPFIKEEIIEDKKENENKADAVEQDKEKPILSTINNDVKFTELEKFPINLSLETDVYNTLSEFISLEPEDRLKKKLNRSYICHTCGNDTVFVRYHNLRARDINICSRCYQEGHFGANFQASDFIRIDNNTSSMEWTEQEIFLLLEGIELYEDQWQRIVQHIGTERTVVECVEKFLKLPIEDSYINDAIGKLRSKYSNNTLEGSNTTKEEQIENAKNVISGINHTVEYLIDGQNDEVLKKMIPESANKVMSKYLKEAQIVTHELINLSAQGLNIRIEELKTLEKALIAEFDKLELEKSKLADNRKTLNDQVDQINEELKNMNITNTLTLVSQDGDLNKSTAEKSEDLYQTSDDIEKKKKESTSN from the coding sequence ATGACAGATCTTGTTTCAACTGTTGCTGCTGATGGAGTAGCTAATGTTACTTCCAATGAGATTATTCAAACGAAAGTTGAACCAGCACCTGCAAAGGTTAATTATGAAGAGGAGGCTACTAAATTGGAAAACAAAAGCTACAGATTTTTAGCAAAGCAAGTACATCCAGTTATTATACCCTCTTATGCATCCTGGTTTGATTTTTCTAAgataaatgatattgagAGAAAAGCAATTCctgatttttttgatgGTTCAGCTAATTATAAAACACCAACTACTTATAAGGACACtagaaattttttgattaacACTTATAGGCTAACTCCATACGAGTATTTAACAATGACTGCTGTTCGACAGAATCTAGGTTTAGATGTAACATCTATTTTTAAGATACATGCTTTCCTTGAGAAATGGGGTTTGATCAATTACCAACTTGATCCAAAGACAAAGCCTTCGTCATTAagttcaaaatataaaggtCATTATGAAGTAGTTCTGGACACAGCTGATGGTTTAAAAccatttattaaagaagaaattataGAGGACAAAAAAgagaatgaaaataaagCAGATGCAGTAGAACAAGATAAAGAGAAGCCTATTTTGTCTACCATTAATAACGATGTTAAATTTACTGAACTAGAGAAATTTccaattaatttatcattggAGACTGATGTGTATAATACATTATCTGAGTTTATTTCATTAGAACCAGAAGATAGgttgaaaaaaaaactaAATAGAAGTTATATTTGTCACACTTGTGGTAATGACACTGTCTTTGTTAGATACCATAATTTACGTGCAAGGGATATTAACATTTGTTCTAGATGTTATCAAGAAGGTCATTTTGGTGCAAACTTCCAAGCTTCCGACTTTATAAGAATCGATAATAACACTTCAAGCATGGAATGGACAGAacaagaaatatttttattattggaAGGTATTGAACTTTATGAAGATCAGTGGCAAAGAATTGTACAACACATTGGGACTGAAAGAACTGTGGTGGAATGTGTTGAGAAATTCTTAAAACTTCCAATTGAAGATAGTTACATCAATGATGCCATAGGAAAATTAAGGAGCAAATACTCTAACAATACTTTGGAAGGTTCTAATACCACGAAAGAAGAGCAGATAGAGAATGCTAAAAACGTCATTAGTGGTATTAATCACACTGTAGAATACTTAATTGATGGCCAAAATGATGAagttttaaagaaaatgatacCTGAGTCTGCAAATAAAGTGATgtctaaatatttaaaggaaGCACAAATCGTGACACatgaattaattaatttatcgGCACAGGGGTTAAATATaagaattgaagaattgaagACTTTAGAAAAGGCACTTATAGCTGAGTTTGATAAACTAGAATTGgaaaaatcaaaacttGCAGATAATAGGAAGACTTTAAATGATCAAGTAGACCAAATTAAcgaagaattgaaaaatatgaatattaCCAATACGTTAACATTAGTTTCACAAGATGGTGACcttaataaatcaactgCTGAAAAATCAGAAGACCTTTATCAAACATCAGATGATAttgagaaaaaaaagaaagaatcAACATCGAATTAG
- the NPT1 gene encoding nicotinate phosphoribosyltransferase (similar to Saccharomyces cerevisiae NPT1 (YOR209C); ancestral locus Anc_8.625), producing the protein MTTPVIKSLLDTDMYKLTMHAAVFTNFPESKVVYKYTNRSSQMKFTLDGINWLKEQFHSLANLTFTAEDIQYLKTVIPYLPYNYIQYISSPEFKLKPDEQIKFTYEAASEGDINDTTGKQFYDLHIFVEGFWKETILYEIPILALVSEAYFKFTETDWSYENQVEIAYQKAKTLFQNNAKFSEFGTRRRRSYRTQELVLQGIMKAVNENAEVNSKLFLGTSNVLFAKEFNVKPIGTVAHEWIMGIASITGDYVNANKNSMKYWVETFGLDNAGLALTDTFGTEDFLKSFIPPYSDKYVGVRQDSGDPEEYTKKIAHHYHHVLKLPKDTKVICYSDSLNPEKAIHYAAIAKEHGLVPTFGIGTNFTNDFYKKTNSSIISEPLNIVLKLLELNGNHAIKISDNIGKNMGDPETIKKVKEVLGYSEKGWIGDNEAHRWSA; encoded by the coding sequence ATGACTACACCTGTTATTAAATCTCTGTTAGATACAGATATGTACAAGTTAACCATGCATGCCGCTGTATTTACAAATTTTCCAGAATCTAAAGTTGTTTACAAATATACTAATAGGTCATCTCAGATGAAATTTACCTTGGATGGTATCAATTGGTTAAAAGAACAATTTCATTCATTAGCAAATCTAACATTCACAGCAGAGGACATTCAGTATTTAAAGACTGTAATTCCTTATCTACCATATAATTATATCCAATACATTTCAAGTCCCGAATTTAAGCTTAAACCTGATGAGcaaattaaatttacttATGAGGCTGCTTCAGAAGGCGATATAAACGATACCACAGGTAAACAATTTTACGATCTGCACATCTTTGTTGAAGGCTTTTGGAAAGAAACTATATTGTATGAAATTCCAATTTTAGCTTTAGTTTCTGAAGCATACTTTAAGTTTACAGAAACTGATTGGTCTTATGAAAATCAAGTTGAAATTGCCTATCAAAAGGCTAAAACTCTTTTCCAGAACAACGCTAAGTTTAGCGAATTTGGTACTAGACGTCGTAGATCTTACCGTACTCAAGAATTGGTCCTTCAGGGCATAATGAAAGCTGTAAATGAAAATGCAGAAGTCAATAGTAAATTGTTTTTGGGTACCTCAAATGTTTTATTTGCCAAAGAATTTAATGTCAAACCAATTGGAACCGTTGCCCATGAATGGATTATGGGTATTGCTTCAATCACCGGTGATTATGTCAACGCAAATAAGAATTCCATGAAATATTGGGTTGAAACTTTCGGTTTAGACAATGCCGGTTTAGCTTTAACAGATACGTTTGGCACAGAAGATTTCctaaaatcatttattcCACCTTACTCAGATAAATATGTTGGTGTTAGACAAGATTCAGGCGATCCAGAAGAATACACAAAGAAAATCGctcatcattatcatcatgTCTTAAAACTTCCTAAGGATACTAAAGTAATTTGTTATTCTGATTCATTAAACCCAGAGAAAGCTATCCATTACGCTGCTATTGCAAAGGAACATGGTTTAGTACCTACCTTTGGTATTGGTACGAATTTCACAAATGATTTTTACAAGAAGACTAATTCTTCGATAATAAGTGAACCATTAAATATCGTACTTAAATTATTGGAATTGAATGGAAATCATGCAATTAAGATTTCAGATAATATTGGGAAAAATATGGGTGATCCAGAAACCATTAAGAAAGTTAAGGAGGTCTTAGGTTATTCTGAAAAGGGATGGATTGGAGACAATGAAGCCCATAGATGGTCAGCATGA